Proteins encoded together in one Lathyrus oleraceus cultivar Zhongwan6 chromosome 5, CAAS_Psat_ZW6_1.0, whole genome shotgun sequence window:
- the LOC127085374 gene encoding uncharacterized protein LOC127085374 — protein MLELQVEARALSSLDREIEAKLKLLNKPAVKSIKSEDGDIIDCVHIYNQPAFDHPALKNHTIKTIPSFLLDFEPSSVRGTLNASSEVFQLWQKSGSCPKDTVPIRRIQKKDLLRAYSLELFGRKPPYGHSTTNNTNPNFVNLGVTDDYINLPNRSESHLTAYGFRFIGASANINIWNPNVEKKGDFTTAQIWLKADNGDNFESVEAGWMVHPELYGDFNSRLFAAWTANSYYTTGCFDVTCAGFVHVGSSTALGATVGPYSSQFNQQYEINIGIFWDEDGNWWLNIKNGTVIGYWPAELLGNLRHTASLVQWGGQVYSDKVKKDPPHTSTQMGSGAAADRRFGFACYMSNIRIKDNSKSLKYPQFVSTYADEPYCYNTLNDVEYGKDPVFYFGGVGQSSPYCP, from the exons ATGCTAGAATTACAAGTTGAAGCAAGAGCATTATCATCTTTAGATAGAGAAATAGAAGCCAAATTGAAGCTTCTAAACAAGCCTGCAGTGAAATCCATCAAG AGTGAAGATGGAGACATTATCGACTGCGTCCACATCTACAACCAACCTGCTTTTGACCATCCCGCCTTAAAGAATCACACTATCAAG ACGATACCGAGTTTTCTTCTTGATTTCGAACCTTCAAGCGTGAGAGGTACTCTCAACGCAAGCTCCGAAGTGTTTCAGCTATGGCAGAAAAGCGGAAGTTGTCCAAAAGATACCGTCCCTATTCGTAGAATTCAAAAGAAGGACTTGTTGAGAGCTTATTCACTTGAACTCTTTGGACGAAAACCACCATATGGCCATTCTACCACGAACAATACAAACCCTAATTTCGTCAACCTCGGTGTTACTGATGATTACATTAATCTGCCAAATCGCTCG GAATCACATCTCACTGCATATGGATTCCGTTTTATAGGTGCAAGTGCAAATATTAACATATGGAATCCAAATGTTGAAAAAAAAGGAGATTTTACTACTGCTCAAATATGGCTTAAAGCTGACAATGGTGATAATTTTGAAAGCGTTGAAGCAGGCTGGATG GTTCATCCCGAGTTGTATGGTGACTTCAACTCTCGATTGTTTGCAGCCTGGACGGCAA ATTCATACTATACAACCGGCTGCTTTGATGTTACATGTGCTGGATTTGTGCATGTAGGCTCAAGTACAGCGCTTGGTGCTACTGTTGGACCTTATTCATCTCAGTTTAACCAACAATATGAAATCAACATTGGAATATTTTGG GATGAGGATGGGAACTGGTGGCTTAATATAAAGAATGGCACAGTTATAGGTTATTGGCCAGCAGAGTTATTAGGTAACTTAAGACATACGGCATCATTGGTTCAATGGGGTGGGCAAGTGTACAGTGATAAGGTAAAAAAAGACCCTCCTCACACTTCAACACAGATGGGCAGTGGAGCAGCAGCAGATCGTCGATTCGGGTTCGCATGTTACATGAGCAACATAAGAATTAAGGATAATTCAAAATCTCTCAAGTATCCACAGTTTGTCTCTACATATGCTGATGAACCTTACTGCTACAATACCCTCAATGATGTTGAATATGGAAAAGACCCTGTATTCTATTTTGGAGGGGTGGGGCAAAGTTCTCCTTATTGTCCTTGA